A stretch of the Candidatus Eisenbacteria bacterium genome encodes the following:
- the pnp gene encoding polyribonucleotide nucleotidyltransferase has protein sequence MKHSVSIEIGGRTLTLETGRVARQASGAVTVQYGDTVVLVTAVASKEPIEARDFFPLLVDYREKSYAAGRIPGGFFKREGRPTEKEVLSSRLIDRPMRPLFPKNYRKEVQVIATVLSSDQENDSDVLALIGTSSALMISEIPFHGPVSALRIGAKDGSFMINPTFKELETSDLDIVVAERDGSVVMVEGAAKDVPESLVLGGLRTAIELTSKINQLQIELARAVGKPKEEVPPEETNVELESAVRGFAEKKIGEAIRIPDKEEREEAISSIQEETVGALSERYPEREALVRASVLEIERTTLRDMILKEGKRADGRRSDEIRSISCEVGVLPRTHGSAIFTRGQTQCLAVTTLGTSTDEQRVEELEGRSWKSYMLHYNFPPFSVGEVKPMRGPGRREIGHGALAERAIQPVLPDDNVFPYTIRIVSDILESNGSSSMATVCGGSLSLMDAGVPIKAPVAGIAMGLVKENEQVAILTDILGVEDHLGDMDFKVAGTRNGITAFQMDVKIPGIGFDLLESALEKAREARLFVLGEMEKVIGNPRGDLSPYAPRIIVIQVAQEKVKDIIGPGGRMIRKIIEETGAEIDIEDNGEVKIAAYTAEGGERAVEIIKGITDDPEVGKLYQGKVRKIMEFGAFVEVTPGRDGLVHISELDVHRVKRVEDVLKEGDTVLVKVIGIDKDGKIKLSRKAALSPEGAKKG, from the coding sequence ATGAAACACAGTGTAAGTATTGAGATCGGCGGTCGGACTCTTACTCTTGAAACCGGCAGAGTCGCCAGGCAGGCCTCCGGAGCCGTGACCGTTCAGTACGGTGACACAGTGGTTCTCGTGACTGCTGTTGCCTCGAAGGAGCCTATTGAGGCCCGGGACTTTTTCCCTCTGCTTGTCGATTACCGGGAGAAATCCTACGCGGCGGGAAGAATTCCAGGAGGTTTTTTCAAGAGGGAGGGCAGGCCTACCGAGAAGGAAGTCTTAAGCTCGCGTCTCATCGACAGGCCGATGAGACCGCTCTTCCCGAAGAACTACCGGAAGGAAGTCCAAGTAATAGCGACGGTTCTTTCCTCTGACCAGGAAAACGACTCTGACGTGCTGGCGCTTATCGGCACCTCCAGCGCATTGATGATATCCGAGATTCCTTTCCACGGGCCGGTTTCCGCATTGAGAATTGGGGCGAAGGACGGGTCGTTCATGATCAATCCGACCTTCAAGGAGCTCGAGACGAGCGACTTGGATATTGTCGTAGCAGAGAGAGACGGGTCGGTCGTGATGGTTGAAGGTGCGGCAAAGGACGTTCCTGAATCCCTGGTTCTCGGAGGTCTTCGTACTGCGATTGAGCTGACTTCGAAGATAAACCAGCTCCAAATCGAGCTCGCAAGGGCTGTCGGAAAGCCGAAGGAAGAGGTTCCTCCCGAAGAGACCAATGTTGAGCTTGAAAGCGCGGTGAGAGGATTCGCGGAGAAGAAAATAGGCGAGGCAATAAGAATTCCGGACAAGGAAGAGAGGGAAGAGGCCATCTCCTCAATTCAAGAAGAGACCGTCGGCGCTCTCAGCGAGAGGTATCCGGAGAGGGAGGCACTCGTGAGAGCCTCGGTCCTGGAGATTGAAAGGACAACGCTCCGGGATATGATTTTGAAAGAAGGAAAGAGGGCTGATGGACGCAGGTCCGACGAGATACGGTCAATAAGCTGTGAAGTTGGGGTCCTTCCCAGGACTCACGGCTCCGCCATTTTCACGAGGGGCCAGACCCAGTGTCTGGCAGTCACCACACTCGGAACCTCGACCGACGAACAGAGGGTCGAAGAATTGGAGGGACGTTCCTGGAAGAGCTACATGCTGCACTACAACTTTCCTCCGTTCTCCGTCGGAGAAGTGAAGCCGATGCGCGGCCCCGGCAGAAGAGAAATCGGACACGGCGCCCTTGCAGAGAGAGCGATCCAGCCGGTTCTGCCCGATGACAACGTATTCCCTTACACCATCCGGATTGTCTCGGACATACTCGAATCAAACGGCTCATCATCGATGGCCACCGTCTGCGGCGGGAGTCTTTCACTCATGGATGCAGGTGTCCCGATAAAAGCTCCGGTCGCCGGAATTGCGATGGGTCTTGTGAAGGAAAATGAACAGGTGGCGATTCTCACGGACATACTTGGCGTCGAAGATCACCTTGGCGATATGGATTTCAAGGTCGCCGGCACAAGAAACGGGATCACCGCCTTTCAAATGGATGTCAAGATTCCCGGGATAGGATTCGACCTTCTCGAATCGGCTCTTGAGAAAGCAAGGGAAGCAAGGCTTTTCGTTCTTGGTGAGATGGAGAAGGTGATCGGAAATCCCAGGGGTGACCTGTCGCCTTATGCCCCGAGAATAATAGTCATCCAGGTCGCCCAGGAAAAGGTGAAGGACATCATCGGTCCCGGGGGCCGGATGATAAGAAAGATCATCGAGGAGACCGGTGCAGAGATTGACATTGAAGACAACGGTGAGGTGAAGATTGCAGCCTATACTGCCGAGGGCGGAGAGAGGGCCGTTGAGATAATAAAGGGAATAACGGACGATCCTGAGGTCGGCAAGCTCTACCAGGGAAAGGTAAGGAAGATAATGGAATTCGGCGCCTTCGTCGAGGTGACTCCCGGGCGAGACGGCCTTGTCCACATCTCTGAGCTGGATGTGCACAGAGTGAAGAGAGTGGAGGACGTGCTGAAGGAAGGGGATACGGTGCTTGTGAAGGTAATCGGGATCGACAAAGACGGAAAGATAAAGTTGTCCAGAAAAGCTGCTCTGTCTCCTGAGGGAGCGAAGAAGGGCTAG
- the rpsO gene encoding 30S ribosomal protein S15 gives MPLSKEVKKEVIGKFKIHEFDSGSPEVQIALLTEKIKYLTEHFKVHKKDHHSRRGLLRMVGQRRRLLGYLKVTKIERYRQIVKQLGLRK, from the coding sequence GTGCCGCTTTCAAAAGAAGTGAAGAAGGAAGTCATTGGTAAATTCAAGATCCACGAATTCGACTCCGGCTCTCCAGAAGTCCAGATAGCCCTTCTTACGGAGAAGATCAAGTATCTGACCGAGCACTTCAAGGTCCACAAGAAGGACCATCATTCAAGACGGGGCCTCCTCAGAATGGTCGGACAGAGAAGGAGGCTTCTCGGCTATCTGAAGGTAACCAAGATAGAGAGATACCGACAGATAGTGAAACAGCTCGGTCTAAGAAAGTAA
- the ribF gene encoding riboflavin biosynthesis protein RibF — MRIPECVVTIGVFDGVHIGHRAILSEVVSLSEKRDGRPVAVTFEPHPDRALGKPMRAARMTTPSEKSRLFAELGIEFLLVVAFDRKVAQMEADEFIDGFILTRFDMKTLVIGHDFCMGRERKGDEEYLSKLGLQRGFDVKAIPSFLFDGKPVSSTWVREAIQSGSIELARNLLGRYPTISGSVVQGHKKGRELGFPTANLDIREGIVPGDGVYTVFAEVEGRSLPAVLAIGERPTLKRKGRSVEVHIPGFSGDLYGSSIKLYIVTMLRKEKLFAGEADLKKAIEQDIKRGLEILKSGRGA; from the coding sequence ATGAGAATTCCTGAATGCGTTGTTACCATAGGGGTCTTCGACGGCGTCCATATAGGCCACAGGGCAATCTTGAGCGAAGTCGTCTCACTCTCTGAGAAGAGAGATGGAAGGCCCGTGGCGGTGACATTCGAGCCGCACCCCGACCGGGCGCTCGGGAAACCCATGAGAGCTGCGCGAATGACCACGCCTTCCGAGAAATCGCGCCTTTTTGCAGAGCTTGGAATCGAGTTCCTCCTGGTCGTTGCCTTTGACAGAAAAGTGGCGCAGATGGAAGCAGATGAGTTCATTGACGGCTTCATACTGACCAGGTTTGATATGAAGACACTCGTTATCGGACACGATTTCTGCATGGGCAGGGAAAGAAAGGGTGACGAAGAGTACCTTTCCAAGCTTGGTCTTCAAAGGGGATTCGATGTCAAAGCGATTCCCTCCTTTCTGTTTGACGGGAAGCCGGTCAGCTCAACCTGGGTGAGAGAAGCTATTCAGTCCGGGAGTATCGAGCTTGCAAGGAACCTCCTCGGCAGATATCCGACGATCTCCGGGAGCGTGGTTCAGGGACACAAGAAGGGAAGGGAGCTGGGCTTTCCGACTGCAAATCTGGATATTCGCGAAGGCATCGTGCCGGGAGACGGAGTTTACACGGTATTCGCAGAAGTAGAAGGAAGAAGCCTGCCCGCTGTCCTGGCCATAGGCGAGAGGCCGACGCTCAAGAGGAAAGGGAGGTCGGTTGAGGTGCATATTCCGGGCTTTTCCGGGGACCTGTACGGCAGCTCAATAAAACTGTATATTGTGACGATGCTTAGGAAGGAGAAGCTATTCGCCGGAGAAGCTGACCTTAAGAAGGCTATTGAGCAGGACATCAAACGAGGCCTTGAGATTCTTAAATCGGGGAGAGGGGCTTGA
- the truB gene encoding tRNA pseudouridine(55) synthase TruB, translated as MHRSYPAWVMLVDKPEGMTSYGVVAHAKKVFKARRVGHTGTLDPFATGLLILCFGKATKIAGFLVELEKEYVAGVRLGQKTDTDDLTGKVMEEKKVGTISKDEILAVLKKFVGRTEQLPPSVSALKYQGERHYALVRKGIEAKRTPREVVMREIELLDFAPPDLTLKVVCSRGTYVRALARDIGEALGVGGHLFSLRRTRMGEFQVDQAIKFSEIGEEPHESQAKSRLTMDEALSFLDAISIREESVGRFLHGVPPLKDEVLSQPNEWSGLKRVLGEDGRLLGIANLSTAGEVKLVRVLSGSGAGNENS; from the coding sequence TTGCACCGTTCGTATCCAGCTTGGGTCATGCTGGTTGACAAGCCGGAGGGCATGACTTCGTACGGCGTTGTAGCCCACGCAAAAAAGGTGTTCAAGGCAAGAAGAGTGGGCCACACGGGCACACTCGACCCTTTTGCCACGGGCCTTCTCATTCTTTGTTTCGGCAAAGCGACAAAAATAGCCGGCTTTCTGGTGGAGCTTGAGAAAGAGTATGTGGCCGGAGTCAGGCTCGGGCAGAAGACGGACACTGACGACCTGACCGGAAAAGTCATGGAGGAGAAAAAGGTCGGGACTATCTCAAAGGATGAGATTCTCGCCGTCCTGAAGAAGTTCGTCGGCCGGACTGAGCAGCTTCCTCCTTCTGTTTCTGCTCTAAAATACCAGGGCGAGCGGCATTATGCGCTTGTCAGAAAAGGTATCGAGGCGAAGAGAACACCGAGAGAAGTTGTCATGCGTGAGATTGAACTCCTTGACTTCGCGCCTCCGGATCTGACTCTCAAGGTTGTCTGCTCAAGAGGGACCTATGTCCGCGCGCTGGCAAGGGATATCGGGGAAGCTTTGGGGGTTGGAGGCCACCTGTTCTCCTTGAGAAGGACGAGGATGGGCGAGTTCCAGGTTGATCAGGCAATCAAGTTCTCCGAGATCGGAGAGGAGCCGCACGAGTCTCAGGCGAAATCGCGTCTTACGATGGACGAAGCCCTCTCATTTCTTGATGCCATTTCTATCAGGGAAGAGAGCGTAGGCAGGTTTCTGCATGGAGTGCCGCCCTTGAAAGACGAAGTGCTTTCGCAGCCGAACGAATGGTCGGGCCTCAAACGCGTGCTCGGAGAGGACGGCCGGCTTCTTGGGATTGCGAATCTTTCGACGGCCGGCGAGGTGAAACTTGTCCGGGTCCTGAGCGGTTCAGGGGCAGGCAATGAGAATTCCTGA
- a CDS encoding bifunctional oligoribonuclease/PAP phosphatase NrnA → MRKENLVEAKELLKIREVLKNEVSFTVTTHVDPDVDGLASQLALFSLLRESGKEVNAMNQDPVPSIFSFLPNAQSIISLKDNIDSLHQVLIVVDTGSSSRIGYPFDALRARARTIVNIDHHKGNGMFGDVNLVDSSASAAAILIADLIEHLGVPIGKERATLLYAGILADTGSFRFPNTSARGLMTAALLADEGIDVGKIASGIYAGKSLASMKLLSLALSSLEVAEGGKIAVMSLSMADFKKTGAKGEDSEGFASYAKSISGTLIGIFLREAGPGTVRVSFRSDGMVDVDKIAGLFGGGGHAGASGAQVSGTVEEVKKEVLVRVAPFVSSLGHAG, encoded by the coding sequence ATGAGGAAAGAAAATCTCGTGGAGGCGAAGGAACTCCTGAAGATAAGGGAGGTCCTGAAGAATGAAGTAAGCTTTACTGTAACGACCCATGTAGACCCCGACGTTGATGGGTTAGCCTCGCAGCTTGCTCTTTTTTCGCTCCTGAGGGAATCGGGCAAGGAAGTCAACGCCATGAATCAGGACCCGGTCCCGTCGATCTTTTCATTCCTCCCGAACGCGCAGAGCATAATCTCGCTCAAAGACAACATCGATTCCCTGCATCAGGTGCTCATTGTGGTTGATACCGGTTCTTCTTCCAGAATCGGATATCCTTTTGATGCTCTCAGAGCACGGGCCCGGACCATCGTCAACATAGACCATCACAAGGGCAATGGAATGTTCGGGGACGTAAATCTTGTTGATTCCTCAGCGAGCGCGGCAGCAATTCTCATCGCCGATCTGATAGAACATTTGGGAGTCCCGATAGGAAAGGAAAGGGCGACGCTTCTCTATGCCGGCATTCTTGCGGATACAGGTTCATTCAGGTTTCCGAATACATCTGCCAGAGGCCTGATGACGGCGGCTCTCCTGGCTGACGAGGGGATCGATGTCGGCAAGATTGCTTCAGGAATCTATGCGGGCAAGTCTCTCGCTTCAATGAAGCTCCTGAGTCTCGCCCTCTCAAGTCTGGAAGTCGCAGAAGGCGGGAAGATTGCGGTCATGAGTCTTTCGATGGCCGACTTCAAGAAAACCGGAGCAAAGGGAGAAGATTCCGAGGGATTTGCTTCCTACGCAAAATCCATCAGCGGGACGTTGATCGGGATTTTCTTGAGGGAAGCAGGTCCTGGAACCGTGCGCGTGAGTTTTCGATCGGATGGAATGGTTGATGTCGACAAGATAGCCGGGCTCTTCGGCGGCGGCGGCCATGCCGGTGCCTCCGGGGCACAGGTTTCGGGGACCGTTGAGGAAGTGAAGAAGGAGGTGCTGGTCCGAGTTGCACCGTTCGTATCCAGCTTGGGTCATGCTGGTTGA
- the rbfA gene encoding 30S ribosome-binding factor RbfA, whose protein sequence is MESSRPERLGDLLREEISDIIRRRLRDPRVELATVTDVVVAGDLKFAKVFISKFGKEHELEDAVRALEHASGFIRGELGKRLQIRFIPELSFRVDKSIEYGARIEKVLKEIDEERKSRGGEGTPEDKGGPEE, encoded by the coding sequence GTGGAATCTTCCCGTCCTGAAAGGCTTGGCGATCTTCTCCGTGAGGAAATCAGCGATATCATCCGGCGGAGATTGAGAGATCCAAGGGTCGAGCTTGCCACCGTAACCGACGTCGTTGTTGCTGGGGACCTGAAATTTGCAAAGGTCTTCATCAGCAAGTTTGGAAAGGAGCATGAACTTGAAGATGCTGTTCGCGCTCTCGAACATGCTTCGGGATTCATCAGGGGTGAGCTCGGAAAGAGGCTCCAAATCAGATTTATCCCTGAGCTCAGCTTCAGGGTGGATAAATCCATAGAGTATGGCGCCAGAATTGAGAAAGTTCTCAAGGAGATAGATGAGGAAAGAAAATCTCGTGGAGGCGAAGGAACTCCTGAAGATAAGGGAGGTCCTGAAGAATGA
- a CDS encoding DUF503 domain-containing protein has translation MVGSLTLELHIPASNSLKAKRSVLNSVKERIKNKFSASVAEVDNFDLWQRATIGVAVVSSEKGIVENILASVVRLVEADGRVNLLDYQIDFL, from the coding sequence GTGGTCGGTTCTCTCACACTTGAACTTCACATCCCGGCAAGCAATTCCCTCAAGGCGAAGCGTTCGGTTCTTAACAGTGTGAAGGAGAGGATAAAGAACAAGTTCAGCGCCTCTGTCGCGGAGGTGGACAATTTTGACCTGTGGCAGAGAGCGACGATAGGAGTGGCAGTAGTTTCAAGTGAGAAGGGAATAGTCGAGAATATCCTTGCATCGGTCGTCAGATTGGTTGAGGCGGACGGCAGGGTAAATCTCCTAGACTACCAGATCGATTTTCTCTGA